One Acetonema longum DSM 6540 genomic window, AAACAAAGACGCATTCTTTCTATTGACATCAAAGGCTTCTGCTTTTATCATTCCCAAAAGGTTTCTCAATGCGGAAGAAATATCGGCTTTGGAGGCCCTGGTTAAAGATAAAATGGGAGAAAAAGTATTTAAGGGGCCTAATTACATTAAGTTAACTATTCTTTTTGCTTTGGGTTTTATTGCATCTATTTTATGTGTCGCTGTAGTTCTATATATTATTGATCGCAAAATATAAATCGTTATTGAAATAAAACGAGTTCTGGAGATGTTTACATTATGAATGGATGTTGTTTGTGCGGTGTCGGGGGACGGGGGTACTGACAACTTTGAT contains:
- a CDS encoding YcxB family protein is translated as NKDAFFLLTSKASAFIIPKRFLNAEEISALEALVKDKMGEKVFKGPNYIKLTILFALGFIASILCVAVVLYIIDRKI